A window of the Glaciimonas sp. CA11.2 genome harbors these coding sequences:
- a CDS encoding DUF2971 domain-containing protein has translation MILYKYMPTDRFFNNFKLRFTPANDLNDPRELVPEIRLRNAHDYMSDITNRNFTSAYFKLLFEHPEFSVEEAFARCVAAAKQIEGNFDPVAKAQEIFDRFMRVTNTHVGVLSLTESPDNELMWAHYAASNSGFAIGFDSENPFFQPQPGEPKTCGELMNVIYSDTRPVVFVDPGKLEIPKEIFFTKTTKWSYEREWRMIKYLDPAHEVALPEGKIIHLFEVPTNALVEVIFGTKATLDTITEIRKKLLLLQPNVSFKRMKFEYSKGVVIEDI, from the coding sequence ATGATACTGTACAAGTACATGCCGACGGATCGGTTTTTTAATAACTTTAAATTGCGATTTACACCAGCTAACGATTTAAACGACCCTAGAGAACTTGTGCCAGAAATTCGGTTAAGAAATGCCCATGACTATATGAGCGACATCACAAATCGAAATTTTACTAGCGCTTATTTTAAACTATTGTTTGAGCATCCTGAATTTTCGGTTGAAGAGGCATTCGCAAGGTGTGTCGCGGCAGCGAAGCAAATTGAAGGCAATTTCGATCCAGTCGCTAAGGCACAAGAAATCTTTGATAGGTTTATGCGGGTGACAAACACTCATGTCGGCGTATTGTCTTTGACGGAATCTCCCGATAACGAGTTAATGTGGGCACACTATGCTGCAAGTAATTCTGGTTTCGCTATCGGCTTTGATTCTGAAAATCCATTTTTTCAACCACAACCTGGGGAGCCAAAAACGTGTGGCGAGTTAATGAATGTGATCTATTCTGATACAAGACCTGTCGTGTTTGTTGATCCAGGAAAGCTTGAAATACCGAAGGAAATTTTTTTTACTAAAACCACAAAGTGGAGTTATGAGCGCGAATGGAGAATGATTAAATACCTAGATCCTGCGCACGAAGTGGCGTTGCCTGAAGGTAAAATAATTCATCTTTTTGAAGTCCCGACCAATGCGCTAGTAGAGGTTATTTTCGGTACGAAAGCAACCTTAGACACCATTACCGAAATTAGAAAAAAACTTCTTTTATTGCAACCTAATGTCAGCTTTAAGCGAATGAAATTTGAATACTCAAAAGGTGTCGTAATTGAGGACATTTGA
- a CDS encoding tyrosine-type recombinase/integrase, whose amino-acid sequence MSFTTPSGERVRRSAETEVKAEAQELHDKLKAEGWRVLKLGDKPKRTWDEAAYKWLMETRHKKSHLDDVCRIKWFQQHLRGRLLDEITRDVVANIAELKSIETSPATANRFLALIRAILRRAAFDWEWIDKPPVIRMYQVQKIRIRYLTPIQANALLSELPEHLADMTRFSLATGLRRSNVTRMEWSQVDLARRVAWIHGDQAKGGKPIHISLNETALKVLTKQIGKHNLYVFTYKGKPVIQVNTKAWRLALVRAGIENFRWHDLRHTWASWLTQQGVPLNVIQEMGAWESPEMVRRYAHLAPEQFATHARVVDNLLNDTILSQQK is encoded by the coding sequence ATCAGCTTCACCACACCTTCAGGAGAGCGAGTTAGACGCTCTGCTGAAACAGAAGTCAAAGCTGAAGCGCAGGAGCTGCACGACAAGCTAAAAGCTGAAGGATGGCGTGTATTGAAGTTAGGGGATAAGCCGAAACGGACTTGGGACGAGGCTGCTTACAAATGGTTAATGGAAACCCGGCACAAAAAGTCGCATCTCGACGACGTGTGCAGAATTAAATGGTTTCAGCAACATTTGAGGGGGCGTTTGCTTGATGAGATAACGCGGGATGTGGTTGCTAACATCGCGGAACTCAAGAGTATTGAAACCAGTCCAGCAACGGCAAATCGATTTCTGGCCTTAATTCGCGCAATTTTACGCCGTGCGGCATTTGATTGGGAGTGGATTGACAAACCACCGGTCATCAGAATGTATCAGGTTCAAAAGATCCGAATACGTTATCTGACTCCGATCCAAGCAAACGCGCTTTTAAGTGAGTTGCCCGAGCATTTAGCAGATATGACTAGGTTTTCACTGGCAACCGGATTACGAAGATCTAACGTTACTCGCATGGAATGGTCGCAGGTTGACCTGGCCCGACGAGTAGCCTGGATTCACGGTGATCAGGCAAAAGGTGGAAAGCCCATTCATATATCGCTCAATGAAACAGCGTTAAAAGTATTGACCAAACAGATTGGCAAACACAACTTGTATGTTTTTACGTACAAAGGTAAGCCAGTCATACAGGTGAATACGAAAGCGTGGCGGCTTGCGCTAGTGCGTGCGGGAATTGAGAATTTTCGGTGGCACGATTTACGGCATACCTGGGCGAGCTGGTTGACGCAGCAAGGCGTACCGTTGAACGTGATTCAGGAAATGGGTGCCTGGGAATCACCAGAGATGGTGAGACGCTATGCGCATTTGGCACCGGAACAGTTCGCGACACACGCTCGGGTGGTGGACAATCTGCTGAATGACACAATTTTGTCACAGCAGAAATAA
- a CDS encoding helix-turn-helix domain-containing protein: MDTLNLIEAAHFLRMHAEELRRRTKLGQIPGAKVGKCWVYIRQDLAEYVRSLYPQPRQALQVTQKKDELCRSINAVVRGGSASPHLQESELDALLKQKSKLKRRSCTTS; the protein is encoded by the coding sequence ATGGACACACTCAATCTCATCGAGGCAGCGCACTTTCTGAGAATGCATGCAGAGGAGTTGCGACGCCGCACGAAATTGGGACAAATTCCTGGTGCCAAAGTAGGTAAATGTTGGGTCTATATAAGACAAGATCTCGCTGAATACGTGCGCTCGTTATATCCTCAACCTCGGCAAGCGTTGCAAGTGACACAGAAAAAGGATGAACTATGTCGCTCTATAAACGCGGTAGTACGTGGTGGATCAGCTTCACCACACCTTCAGGAGAGCGAGTTAGACGCTCTGCTGAAACAGAAGTCAAAGCTGAAGCGCAGGAGCTGCACGACAAGCTAA